GCAATCTCATTGGCGTAGGTTTGGGCGTGCCAGAGGGGAATTGTCTCGTCGCGATCGCCAATCACCACCAACGTCGGCACTTGTAGCTGATGGATTTCTTTTTCCACCGTATCGATCGCATCCTCAGGACGGAGGCGATCGACCAAAAAAGAGCGACCTGCCGGTTGGGCGTTAATCTCTCGGCGAAACCACCGCAAACGATCTAAGTTCTCCCGTTGCCCAATCACACTTGCCAACGGTTGCGCCAACCACAACCCTAAATCCACCACCGAAGTTTGCCACAACAAGGGTCGTAAGTGGTCATATCGCCCACAAAAACTGTCATCCCGAATTCCAGCAGGGGCAACTAAAATCAACGCCTCGACATCGTCATACGCCAGCGCATAGGCAGCAGCAACCCATCCCCCCAGGGAATGCCCGACCAACGTCACTCGCTCTAGCCCCAGGGTCACTACAAACTGGCGGACAAATGCTACCAGCTTGGCAATGTCATACCGAATCATAGGCTTTGAGGACTGACCAAACCCCAACATATCCAGCGCAATGCAGCGATGATCAGTGGCTAAGGCGTCCAGGAGCGATCGCCAACAGCTTCCTTCTCCCATAAACCCATGCAAAAACAAGAGCGGTGCTCCAGTCCCCTGCTCCAAATAAGCTGCCTCATATCGGGACGGGTTCGTGTCGAGTGTGATGACTTGCTTGTTGTGTAACACAGTGTTAACTCCTGGCTCCCCTTCTAACAGAATATCGAGGTTGCAGTGGGTATCACCTTTTAACTTTCGAGAGAGTTAAGAATTGAATCTTAAATTATGGATGTGAATCAGGGAACGATAGAGAGTAATGCCGTAGTGAGAGCGTTTCTTTAAATTCTGCTACACATGGCCGCAGGTTTACAGTCTCGCCATTTACCTTAGACGGCTTTTTCTCTCGTCGCTTTCATTTTTTGTCTCCTACTTTCGTTACACTTTCTTAATATCAACCCCTTCTAGAGTTACACTTCATTGCAAAATTCAAAGGAGCGAAATGTCCCGTGATACGTTCGATATCGTTGTTGAAAGTGATGAATTGAGAGAGGCAAAAGTTTTGGTTGCACAGTTTGACAAACCCTCAGATCCATTACTCCGCGAAGACTTTAGCGAGTATGTCGCCCATCTTCAACTCCATATGGCATTACAAGCTCGTAATCTTGTGCCTACCCTAACTAAAACTGTTGACAGTCGTGAGCAACTGCTTCATCAGACGCAGGCAAACTTTGAGAAGTTTGTCTCTCGCCAGATTGGTTAAGCAGTGCTGCGAGGTGGTTTTCCCTGAGAACTCCGTATCTCTCCTGACTTTAAGAAGCAGGGAGTTGTAGTTCTCAGACCATAATGGGTAGCTTTCAGTTCAATTCAAGCGTGTTGTTCTCGGTTGTCATAGCAAATTGAGTAGGGACGTATGATTTAACGTCCCTACATTTTTTTGACTTAAGCGTTGGGTTCAACCAATTTAATCTTTGAGGCTAACCCGATCGCCTGAAGAAACTGAATGGTCATCCAGGTCATATCAATCTCCCACCATTGCAATCCATGGCGAGCGGAGTATTGAAAAGCGTGATGGTTATTGTGCCAGCCTTCACCATAGGTCAGCAGAGCGACCCACCAACAGTTGGTGGAATTGTCACCTGATTCATAGGTGCGATAGCCAAATTTGTGCGTTGCGCTGTTGACAAACCAGGTGCAGTGATAGACCAGCACCAGACGGAAAAACACCCCCCAAACGACAAACGACCATCCACCCAGCAGATACAGACCAACCGCCAGGACAACTTGCAGGAGTAAAAAGTTTTTATCTAAAAACCTGTAAAACGGGTCGTTGGCGATATCTTTTGTGTAACGATCCCTGAATTGTTTAGCCGGAACATCGCGTAACATCCATTCCATATGGCTCCACCAAAACCCTTTGCTTGAATCATGATGATCCAGGTCCTGATCGGAATGGATATGATGGTGGCGATGCAACCCAACCCATTCGATCACGCTCCCCTGCATTGATAAGCTGCCACAGAATACCAGCAGATATTCCAGCCATTTAGGGGTTTGAAAACTACGATGGGTGACTAAGCGATGCCAACCGAGTGTGATACCCAAACCGCCAGTCACCCAATGGAGCAACAAACATAAGCCAACTGCTGACCAACTGAAATTACTGGGTAAGAAAACAAATAGTGCGCCAATGTGCAGTGCCACCATAAAAAAGATGGTGTGCCAGGTCCAAGGGAGTTTAGTTGAGGTTGCGATAGTCATTCATTAATCTCAATGTGAACAGTGCAGCCCGATCTGCGCGAAAATAAGACTCTGCCAATTCAACACATGCAAAGCGACCTAGACGACATTTGTTGTCCAGTGCTGCATCGAGAGAACCACGAGAGTTCGGGAACAGATGAACAAGGGTATTCAAGCCCGACAATTGTTGGTGTTGAACTTCGATTGGCTCGTAATTTCAACTAAATTGCAGAGATTGAGTGATGACCCCTGATCAATACCTTCAGCAAGCAGAAAAAGCACTATTTCAGATTTTTTCTGGAATTGATGCTCAGGTCAAGGAAAATTTGAGACGAGTGCTCATAGCCATGCGTCGTCATCAAGTTGGGGTGCACCATTTTTCCAGTGTATCCGGGTATGGCCACGGCGATTTAGGACGACAAACCCTCGACCGAGTGTTTGCTGAGGTTATGGGGGCGGAGGCAGCGGCAGTGCGAGTGCAGTTTGTGTCCGGTACTCACGCGATCGCCTGTGCCCTGTTTGGTGTCCTGCGTCCGGGTGACGAGCTTCTAGCGGTGGCAGGAGCACCCTACGACACATTAGAAGAAGTCATTGGCTTACGGGGACAAAACCAGGGTTCCCTACGGGAGTTTGGAATTCACTACCGCCAGCTAAATTTAACCGCAGCCGGTGAAATCAATTGGGAGGCACTTGCAAATGCCATACTCCCCCACACTCGAATGGTACTAATCCAGCGGTCGTGTGGGTATACCTGGCGACAGAGTTTGGCGATCGCCGATATTGAAAAGATTATTAAGCTTGTCAAACAGCAGAATCCAGAAACCGTTTGTTTTGTGGATAACTGTTATGGCGAATTTGTAGAAGACCGGGAACCCCCTGCGGTTGGAGCCGATTTAATGGCGGGATCATTGATTAAGAACCCCGGAGGAACGATCGTGATAGCAGGGGGCTATGTCGCGGGTCGGGCTGATCTGGTGGAGCAGGCGTGCTGTCGTCTCACGGCTCCGGGTGTGGGCAGTGAAGGGGGAGCGACCTTTGACCAAAATCGGTTATTGTTTCAGGGCTTATTTCTTGCTCCCCAGATGGTGGGCGAAGCGATCAAAGGCAATCATTTAACGGCGATGGTGTTTCAGGAACTGGGATATCCGGTGAATCCGCTGCCGGGTGCGCCTCGCCGGGATGTGATTCAGGCGATTAAGCTGGGTTCCCCGGAAAAAATCATTGCCTTCTGCAAAGCGATTCAACAGTATTCCCCGATCGGTTCCTATCTCAATCCTGTCCCCGCTCAGATGCCGGGATACGAAAGTGAGTTAGTGATGGCAGGTGGCACCTTCATTGATGGCAGTACCTCGGAGTTTTCAGCCGATGGCCCTTTGAGGGAGCCGTATGTGGTGTTTTGTCAGGGTGGGACTCACTGGACTCATGTGGCGATCGCACTGGAAGCGGCGATCGAAGCAGTAGGGAAGAATGAAGGATGAAGGATGAAGGATAAAGGATAAAAGATGGGGGATGAAGGATAAAGGATGAGGGATAAAGGATGAAGGATAAAGGATGAGAGATGAAGGATAAAGGATAAAGGATGAAGGATAAAAGATGGGGGATGAAGGATAAGAGTGTAAACTGCCCTTCATTACTCCTTCTCTTGACGTTTCATCTTCCAATTATGAATTTCGTAGGGTCGTTTCGCAAAACGCCCTTACGGCGGGAGTCAATTTTTGAGAATCACATCCGAATTCAGCAACGTCTCGGTTTTCATCCTTTGTTTTTCAAATTAATTTTTTCCATTGCCAATCCGGCAGGGGGGTATCTCCGTAGATTCCAACAAATGAGGTCTTCACCGCCTCGTGAAGATATCAAGCTCAATTTGTTGCCTCAAGGAGATAAAGAATGGCATCTCAGCCGCAAAATCAGCCAAAGGGCTTACTCAGGCGTTTGGCTGCAACTCTACCCTCATCGATTAAAACGCCCCGTTTCGGTAAAACGCTCAAGGTAGGTGCTGTTGCACTTAGTTTAGCAATAACCGCGATGGGGGTTTCGATCGCCCTCAATCCGCCAACGATTCAAGCCTCTGACCATGATGACGGGGATATTGACACCCGCAGTCGTGCCCTCAGCCTGACAGATCTCTATGTGTTTCGGGAGCGGGATCAAAACCCCTCCGTAGCAACAGATGATCTGATTTTGATCATGAACACCAACCCGCGATCGCTGGCACGAGTGCAGTATTACTTCAGCAGCAATGCTCAGTATGAGTTTCGTGTTTCACGGGTTGGCAACAATAACGCCGTTCCAACTGGGGTGCCCGATGTCCGACTGCGGGTAACGTTTAGCGGACCCGATCGCGCCAATCGTCAGCGCATGACGCTCACACTAGTCGATCGCAACGGTCGTGAAACGGTGATTAACCGGGGCAACAACGGCAGACCTCTATTTACCACGGCACTGAATGAAGCCAGCACCCCAATCATTAACCAAACTCGTATTGCCGGATTGCCTGTGACCGTATTTGCGGGACTACGGGAAGATCCCTTCTTCTTTGATGTGGAGCAGTATTTCCGAGTGCGGGCTGGACTGCTGGGAACAGGGCCCTCCGTTGGCTTTCGACCACCCAGCACAGCGCGTGACTTTGCCGCAGGATACAACGTCAACACGATCGCTCTCCGCGTGCCCCGTCGTTTGTTGCAGGGCGGAACCCGCAACACCACCTTTGATGTGTGGCTCTCTCTGTTAACGCCTGACCCCCGCAACGGGCGGTTTGTGCAAACGGAGCAACTGGCACGCCCGGCGGTGAATGAGGTGTTGGTGATCAACCAGAGCACCTATGCCCAATACAACCGGGTGATGCCAACTCGCAACGCCCGTGAACTTGCCCCGATCGCCCGTGAGGCAAAGCGCACCCTGCTGGCGTTAGGCAACAGCGATGCTCGTGCTAATGCGCTGCTTGGAGCCTTCGTGCCCGATGTCATGCGGATTGATACGACGGGTCCCAGTGG
The window above is part of the Oscillatoria sp. FACHB-1407 genome. Proteins encoded here:
- a CDS encoding alpha/beta fold hydrolase, whose product is MLHNKQVITLDTNPSRYEAAYLEQGTGAPLLFLHGFMGEGSCWRSLLDALATDHRCIALDMLGFGQSSKPMIRYDIAKLVAFVRQFVVTLGLERVTLVGHSLGGWVAAAYALAYDDVEALILVAPAGIRDDSFCGRYDHLRPLLWQTSVVDLGLWLAQPLASVIGQRENLDRLRWFRREINAQPAGRSFLVDRLRPEDAIDTVEKEIHQLQVPTLVVIGDRDETIPLWHAQTYANEIAGAQFVVLPNTDHSLTQIYAAGIVNEMRSFLTQTPSHPIESK
- a CDS encoding acyl-CoA desaturase → MTIATSTKLPWTWHTIFFMVALHIGALFVFLPSNFSWSAVGLCLLLHWVTGGLGITLGWHRLVTHRSFQTPKWLEYLLVFCGSLSMQGSVIEWVGLHRHHHIHSDQDLDHHDSSKGFWWSHMEWMLRDVPAKQFRDRYTKDIANDPFYRFLDKNFLLLQVVLAVGLYLLGGWSFVVWGVFFRLVLVYHCTWFVNSATHKFGYRTYESGDNSTNCWWVALLTYGEGWHNNHHAFQYSARHGLQWWEIDMTWMTIQFLQAIGLASKIKLVEPNA
- a CDS encoding methionine gamma-lyase family protein, whose translation is MTPDQYLQQAEKALFQIFSGIDAQVKENLRRVLIAMRRHQVGVHHFSSVSGYGHGDLGRQTLDRVFAEVMGAEAAAVRVQFVSGTHAIACALFGVLRPGDELLAVAGAPYDTLEEVIGLRGQNQGSLREFGIHYRQLNLTAAGEINWEALANAILPHTRMVLIQRSCGYTWRQSLAIADIEKIIKLVKQQNPETVCFVDNCYGEFVEDREPPAVGADLMAGSLIKNPGGTIVIAGGYVAGRADLVEQACCRLTAPGVGSEGGATFDQNRLLFQGLFLAPQMVGEAIKGNHLTAMVFQELGYPVNPLPGAPRRDVIQAIKLGSPEKIIAFCKAIQQYSPIGSYLNPVPAQMPGYESELVMAGGTFIDGSTSEFSADGPLREPYVVFCQGGTHWTHVAIALEAAIEAVGKNEG
- a CDS encoding DUF4331 domain-containing protein, with the translated sequence MASQPQNQPKGLLRRLAATLPSSIKTPRFGKTLKVGAVALSLAITAMGVSIALNPPTIQASDHDDGDIDTRSRALSLTDLYVFRERDQNPSVATDDLILIMNTNPRSLARVQYYFSSNAQYEFRVSRVGNNNAVPTGVPDVRLRVTFSGPDRANRQRMTLTLVDRNGRETVINRGNNGRPLFTTALNEASTPIINQTRIAGLPVTVFAGLREDPFFFDVEQYFRVRAGLLGTGPSVGFRPPSTARDFAAGYNVNTIALRVPRRLLQGGTRNTTFDVWLSLLTPDPRNGRFVQTEQLARPAVNEVLVINQSTYAQYNRVMPTRNARELAPIAREAKRTLLALGNSDARANALLGAFVPDVMRIDTTGPSGFANALNNAGSPIRGRMLLDDVVDIAFTVLTNGAVTTDNVSYAGEANNPAQGHKQLEASFPYLALPN